One Algoriphagus sp. Y33 genomic window, GATAACGGCAAGCTTTTTCTTGTTTCTGATAATGAGCAATACAAGCCCTATGAGGTAAAGGGAGAGGATGTGGTGGAAGTTTGGGAAGCCAAAGCTTTTATCAGTACGGATTTTCCTAATCCGGGCGATAAGAAAAAGCCACTGACATTGGAGGATTTAGGCGAGATGATCTCAGATATTCGTGCGGATCTGAGGACGCTTAAGGGGTAGTTCTCTTTTCAAACCAAAATAGGATTTGATTAAAGCTAAGAAAGGCCACTTCGGCCTGTCCGCTGTGTCGGATCATTCCCGCCTATCGGGGCAGACAGTAAAGCAAAGAAAATATAGCTATCGACATCATTGCGGGATAATCAAATATTTTATTCTTCCATCAAGTTTTCAAAACCGTCTTTGATCTTTCCAACTGCATCAAAGGATGTGTCTATGTTGACTACTCCCTTTCCCAGTTCATGCCAATAGCCGTCTCCACATTCTATATAGGAACCACGTTTGGTTCCGGCAGTTTCTTTGGCAATCTCATAATTGTAATCCGGAGAGAATACCAATTTCAATAGCTGAACTGCGTATTCCCAATTTATAATACGGGATTCATTTTTTGAGGCAAATACAGCTTCACGGGTAGAGAAGTTCATCGTGATCGAGCAATCGACACTTTCTTCATTCGTCACCTGACGGTAATTTACAGTGAGCGGCGCTTCCTTCTTGGAGGTTTCGTAGATCGCCTGAATCACATCCTGAGCCAGCATCTGCCAAGCTTCTTGGTCAGTGGGAACTTTTGCCTGACCAACTTTACCATCTTCTATAGCTGAAAGCGTAAGTCCGCCTTCATCTATATGCCTACCGCTCCACTTCGTTTTTTCGAACTCCATCGAAACCACCTTCTTCCAGACGAAGTCCAGTTTTCCTTTGAAGCTGTAATCATCATTGGGAGTAAATCCTTCATCTATGATTTCCTCTTCGCTCAAATCTTCTCTATCAGTATAATGAATTTCCAGCTCGGCGATTAAATCAGAATTACTCCAATCAAGTGAAAGTCTATATACATGACTATATGGAGGCGGGATAATTCCTGAATCGAATTCAATTACAATTCCATCTGTGTTGTCGTTACTCTTTTTCATCTGCTTATAATTTGCTTTTCCGCGGTCATAACTTGTCCTGTGACCAAGGAAACGGGATATCCGCCTATCGTCGGACAAGGAATCCATGCCTATGGCAGGCAGGTCGCAAGACTGTTAATCATTCTTGTCCCGAAGCAAGTTCGGGACAAGTTGTGTGTCGCTTACGACATGCTCGGTTTCATTGCTGCAAAAGTAGACCTTTTACCTCAAAATTTCTCAGCGCAATTCAATTTCAAAGCGGGTGGCTTTCCCCGGTTTTACTTTTTGACTGCATTTTTCAAATGAAGGAACTCCAAAAACTAAACTGGGATTGTTGGAAAACCCAAAATTATCTAAAGGATATCCGATTCTATTTTTGCGGATTTCTCCGTCCTCATCATGATCATGGAATACTGTAATAGCGTATTTGCCGATAGGCACATCGGTAAGCGTTTGCTTAGCAATGCCGTTTTCTATTGGGATAGTTACCATTTTCCAGGCATCCTCAACTGATTCCGGCCATCCTTTTTCCTGATCAAAAATCAGCACCTGAATCACTCCCTCATCTGAAGAAGTTTCCGAAATAATTATTTCTATAGTTCCGAAATTATTCTGAGAGGAGGAGATGTTCATTAAAAAGAATAAAATTAAAAATACAGGTTTCATCTGTTTATAATTTGATTTTTAACGGTCATATAGCCTGTCCCGATTTTTCATCGGGAGAATCTCGCACTGAAAATAATCATCCCTCTGTGTGTCGCTTGCATCATGCTCGATTTCATAGTAATTCGATTGTTTTGAGTCTGTTTACTTTTCCCGAGCCGGTTCTTGAGAACTCAGGGATTACAAAAATGTTTTTTGGGAGCTCGTATTTACCCAATTCCATTTTTAGCCTGATGGTGAGTATATTTTCATTTACAGCTGAATCTTTAGACTCTATAGCCAGACATAATTTTTCACCCAGTTTCTTATCTTTCATTCCAAAAAAGAAGAATGCGGAATTGGGATAAAAACTGTGGATTAAACGCTCTGTTTTGGCTTCCAACAGCTCGGGATGGAGCTTCACCCCACCGGAGTTGATGACAAAGTCTGCCCTTCCGAGCCAGCGAAATAAATCCTTATCGATCAACTCAACCAGATCATTTGTTTGCACCAATTGATTATTGCTTGATTCTGATTTCACCCAAAGTGCATTTCGTTCATCCAAACCAAATTCTACTCCCGGTAACATGCTGTAGATCAATTCACCTGGTACGATTTTGGCCAGCGCAACATGGGATACTGTCTC contains:
- a CDS encoding DUF2141 domain-containing protein, encoding MKPVFLILFFLMNISSSQNNFGTIEIIISETSSDEGVIQVLIFDQEKGWPESVEDAWKMVTIPIENGIAKQTLTDVPIGKYAITVFHDHDEDGEIRKNRIGYPLDNFGFSNNPSLVFGVPSFEKCSQKVKPGKATRFEIELR